A stretch of Brassica napus cultivar Da-Ae chromosome C6, Da-Ae, whole genome shotgun sequence DNA encodes these proteins:
- the BNAC06G09630D gene encoding uncharacterized protein BNAC06G09630D, with protein sequence MAGDYDPEATPSSPEYKPLASSSRDLDGAVLISHPSSISRRRFIISLFLISFASILIYIFWPSDPRIKIERVKVSHVHVHRRPVPSIDMTMLVTLKVSNADVYSFDFTALDVAIGYRGKTLGHVSSDGGHVKAMGSSYLEAETQLDGVTVFADVINLIHDLAKGSIEFDTVTETNGKLGVLFFRFPLKAKVACGILINTVNQTISRQSCRPI encoded by the exons ATGGCCGGAGattatgatcctgaagcaactCCCTCGTCACCGGAATATAAGCCCTTAGCTTCATCCAGCCGCGATCTAGACGGCGCCGTTCTGATATCACATCCTTCCTCGATCAGCCGACGTCGTTTCATCATCTCTttatttctcatttcttttgCCTCGATCCTCATCTACATCTTCTGGCCGTCAGATCCACGCATCAAAATCGAACGGGTCAAAGTTTCCCACGTGCACGTCCACCGTCGACCGGTGCCGTCTATAGACATGACGATGCTCGTTACGCTCAAAGTATCCAATGCTGACGTGTACTCTTTTGACTTCACGGCGCTTGACGTTGCGATTGGTTACAGAGGGAAGACGTTAGGTCACGTGAGTTCGGATGGCGGGCACGTGAAGGCTATGGGTTCGTCTTATCTTGAAGCGGAGACCCAGCTTGACGGCGTCACGGTGTTTGCTGACGTCATTAACCTGATACATGATTTGGCCAAGGGCTCCATCGAGTTTGACACCGTTACCGAGACTAACGGGAAACTTGGCGTTTTGTTCTTCCGTTTCCCTTTAAAG GCGAAAGTGGCATGTGGGATTCTAATAAATACAGTTAATCAGACAATTTCTCGTCAGAGCTGTAGACCTATCTGA
- the LOC111203274 gene encoding putative nuclease HARBI1, protein MPFFEDCIGALDGTHLPVRPPSDNPEPYRGRKGEPTINVLAICNMKMRFIYAYVGVPGRAHDTKVLTHCATHEPFFPHPPDGKYYLVDSGYPTRTGYLGPHRRTRYHLDQFARGGPPTNSRELFNRRHASLRSVIERTFGVWKAKWRILDRKHPKYDVIKWVKIVTATMALHNFIRDSSDEDRDFTYWETVNEYEHHGDQAVEELEHTPYLPSGDRAMEIRRDAITERIARGSRLPY, encoded by the coding sequence ATGCCATTTTTTGAAGACTGTATTGGTGCTTTGGACGGAACTCACTTACCTGTTCGTCCTCCGTCTGATAATCCGGAACCGTATAGAGGCAGGAAAGGAGAACCGACAATCAATGTTCTCGCAATATGCAATATGAAAATGCGATTCATCTACGCATACGTGGGAGTTCCTGGTAGAGCTCATGACACGAAAGTTCTTACACATTGTGCGACACATGAACCATTCTTCCCTCATCCACCAGATGGTAAGTACTATCTAGTTGATTCCGGTTATCCAACTAGAACCGGTTATCTAGGTCCGCATCGTAGAACTAGGTATCATCTTGACCAGTTTGCTAGGGGAGGACCACCAACAAACTCTAGAGAACTGTTTAACCGGAGGCATGCTAGTTTACGTTCTGTGATTGAAAGAACATTTGGTGTTTGGAAAGCGAAGTGGAGGATTTTAGATAGAAAACATCCGAAGTATGATGTTATAAAGTGGGTGAAGATTGTGACAGCAACTATGGCACTTCACAATTTTATTCGAGATTCATCTGATGAAGACCGTGATTTCACTTATTGGGAAACAGTAAATGAGTATGAACATCATGGTGACCAAGCAGTAGAAGAGCTTGAGCATACTCCATACCTTCCATCTGGTGATAGAGCAATGGAGATTCGACGTGATGCAATCACTGAAAGGATAGCAAGAGGAAGTCGACTTCCATATTAG
- the LOC106425203 gene encoding uncharacterized protein LOC106425203, whose translation MCYKKILPPVIPPPKLPAAEVTVTTEVVAIASVRDAGGEKKVCVCSPSKHPRSFKCRYHHHEYQWLPSSSSSPSSSSSLQK comes from the coding sequence ATGTGCTACAAAAAGATTCTCCCACCTGTCATTCCACCGCCAAAGTTACCGGCGGCAGAAGTGACGGTGACGACGGAGGTGGTAGCCATCGCGAGTGTCCGTGACGCTGGCGGTGAAAAGAAGGTGTGTGTATGTTCACCGTCGAAGCATCCAAGATCGTTCAAGTGTAGGTATCATCATCATGAATATCAATggcttccttcttcttcttcctctccgtcttcttcttcttcactccaAAAATGA
- the BNAC06G09620D gene encoding uncharacterized protein BNAC06G09620D — MNIFLSCFKPKFYKKSKSTTSYMKIRLDIVRKKRIAMVNFLKMDIVDFLKNGLEYNAYTRAEMLLEELRIISCYDIIERFCDCISENLTLMLKKRECPEECKEAVSSLIHAAAWVPDVPELKDLRAVFTHRFGSFIHSSVNHELVEKTELRSRPSRELKIQTVKDISKEFSIEWDPTALNLFLLGQTSSSQIDDKVETGTDDPKIREEKSTVNDQSEDESVLSESWTRDSLSKGSLSSSSSSSRSSPRRDSEKKKKKKILPYGLISPPRTKPGGRNNEKSQEEKEVDI, encoded by the exons ATGAACATCTTTCTTAGTTGCTTCAAACCTAAGTTCTACAAGAAAAG CAAGTCTACAACCAGTTACATGAAGATTCGGCTCGATATAGTGAGGAAAAAAAGGATTGCAATGGTTAATTTCTTGAAAATGGACATTGTGGATTTTCTCAAGAATGGCCTTGAGTATAATGCTTATACAAGA GCAGAAATGTTACTCGAAGAGCTTAGGATTATATCATGTTATGATATCATTGAACGATTTTGTGACTGTATATCTGAAAATCTCACACTAATGCTGAAGAAAAG GGAATGTCCTGAAGAATGCAAAGAAGCTGTTTCCTCTTTGATACATGCAGCTGCATGGGTTCCTGATGTTCCTGAACTTAAGGATCTTAGAGCCGTGTTTACTCATAGATTTGGGAGTTTCATTCATTCATCTGTAAATCATGAG CTCGTTGAGAAAACTGAATTGCGGAGTAGACCATCACGTGAACTCAAGATTcagacagtgaaagacatttCTAAAGAGTTTTCGATTGAATGGGATCCTACAGCTCTGAATCTGTTTCTGCTTGGACAAACTTCATCTTCGCAA aTTGATGATAAGGTAGAGACAGGAACTGATGATCCGAAGATTAGGGAAGAGAAAAGTACAGTAAATGATCAAAGCGAGGATGAATCGGTTCTTTCAGAGAGCTGGACAAGGGATTCACTGTCTAAAGGTAGTTTGAGTTCTAGTTCGAGTTCGAGTCGTAGTTCTCCAAGAAGAGACtctgaaaagaagaagaagaagaagattctgCCTTACGGATTAATCTCTCCTCCACGCACGAAACCAGGAGGTAGAAACAATGAGAAATCACAAGAGGAGAAAGAAGTagacatataa
- the BNAC06G09610D gene encoding uncharacterized protein BNAC06G09610D: MICCYFKPKFYKKCKHLIKFIKIRLNIQRKKKNAMVSFLKTDIVEILKTGQEDDERAYKKVEEILEYRQIIASYDLIERFCNCISSNLTLMLKQRECPEECREAVYSLIYAAAWVRKVPELKDLRALFTRRYGDPVDVNQELVEKLVWRKPSREVRVQTLQEIAQEAKISWDSLSKGSLSSSSSSSSKRRESVKKIFPYKKQGAQNDEQGHDEKKEKSTVQEKSRLRGPQGSASLTSTSSNEVSSTKDYKRKSLFQRPKILDYDEVVARLADLRRS, translated from the exons ATGATTTGCTGTTACTTCAAACCAAAGTTCTACAAGAAATG CAAACATTTGATCAAGTTCATCAAGATTCGGCTCAATATAcagaggaaaaagaagaacgcTATGGTTAGCTTCTTGAAGACAGATATAGTGGAGATTCTCAAGACCGgccaagaagatgatgaaagagCTTATAAAAAA GTAGAAGAAATACTCGAATACCGTCAAATAATAGCGTCTTATGATCTAATTGAGAGATTTTGTAACTGCATCTCTTCTAATCTCACGTTAATGCTGAAGCAAAG GGAATGTCCCGAAGAATGCAGAGAAGCTGTATACTCTCTTATATATGCAGCAGCATGGGTTCGCAAAGTACCTGAACTTAAAGATCTTAGAGCTTTGTTTACGCGTAGATATGGAGATCCCGTTGATGTAAATCAAGAG CTTGTTGAGAAACTTGTATGGCGAAAACCTTCAAGGGAAGTTAGGGTTCAGACATTGCAAGAGATTGCTCAAGAGGCTAAGATCAGTTGGGATTCTTTGTCCAAAGGCAGTTTGAGCTCCAGTTCAAGCTCGAGTTCTAAAAGAAGAGAATCGGTGAAGAAGATTTTTCCTTACAAGAAACAAGGAGCACAAAACGATGAACAAGGGCACGacgagaagaaagagaagagtaCTGTTCAAGAAAAGTCGAGGTTGCGCGGACCCCAAGGCAGTGCGAGTCTCACAAGCACAAGCAGTAACGAAGTTTCCTCAACAAAAGATTACAAGAGAAAGTCGTTGTTCCAGAGACCGAAGATTCTTGATTATGATGAAGTGGTGGCTCGTCTAGCTGACCTTCGCCGAAGCTAG